In Edaphobacter lichenicola, a single genomic region encodes these proteins:
- a CDS encoding sensor histidine kinase has product MKTYSLTRRLITAVLLVELCSLLALIGIASVYEGISHFRAFDVMLRGRADSVLGAVQDAEDPEDNLMLYGTEGLAPRRDIYVVRDDRGRVIGSQGWPGGEQALASSDAREFRNLTVGGIRYRVIRRPGLRIVDPGDAKGGVARHVIILYGSRTHPVWERVRNAIAFYALSGLLLLVVTGVVLRHLLRRGLQPLYELAEQAGGISVTSWNLGPSSQARYVRELEPLVSAIESALLRLEQSFAQQKQFVSDAAHELKTSVAVVKSSLQLLTMRTRSAKEYEEGLERVTIDSERMEELVAKMLTLARLEDGAEQPESYRTVELGDVLRDVAEHFRTLASFHRISLVINAESPAFVFCDPDQLRLLCSNLIHNAIQHSAAGAEVRAIVSSRDKVARLVIEDDGEGIQEDVLLHVFDRFYRGDPSRSRRTGGTGLGLAISKAIVLRYHGAIRLESRPGHGTSAIVTLPLVETTSERTDLGVARNLEKGVVSS; this is encoded by the coding sequence ATGAAGACCTACTCCCTGACGCGGCGCCTGATCACGGCTGTACTTCTGGTGGAGCTCTGCTCCTTGCTGGCCTTGATTGGGATCGCCAGTGTTTATGAGGGGATTTCACACTTTCGAGCTTTTGATGTGATGCTTCGCGGCCGGGCAGATTCAGTTCTTGGTGCTGTGCAGGACGCAGAAGACCCAGAAGACAACTTGATGCTTTATGGCACCGAGGGGCTCGCTCCACGGCGAGACATTTATGTCGTGCGCGACGACCGTGGCCGCGTGATCGGATCGCAGGGGTGGCCGGGCGGCGAACAAGCGTTGGCCAGCAGTGATGCGAGGGAGTTTCGCAATCTGACGGTTGGAGGGATTCGGTATCGAGTGATTCGCAGGCCCGGTCTGCGGATCGTCGATCCGGGGGATGCGAAGGGCGGCGTTGCCCGGCATGTCATTATTCTTTACGGCTCGCGTACTCATCCGGTGTGGGAGCGAGTCAGGAACGCCATTGCTTTCTATGCGCTCTCGGGTCTTCTCCTTCTCGTGGTAACCGGCGTGGTTCTTCGACATCTGTTGCGTCGTGGGCTTCAACCTCTATATGAACTGGCCGAGCAGGCAGGGGGGATCTCTGTCACGTCGTGGAACCTGGGTCCTTCCAGTCAGGCGCGTTATGTGCGAGAGCTTGAACCGCTGGTCTCGGCGATTGAGTCGGCGCTGCTGAGGCTCGAGCAGTCGTTCGCGCAACAAAAGCAGTTTGTCAGCGATGCGGCCCACGAACTGAAGACCTCGGTGGCGGTGGTGAAGTCTTCTCTGCAGCTTTTGACGATGCGGACGAGGTCTGCGAAGGAGTATGAAGAGGGGCTGGAGCGAGTGACGATCGACTCGGAGCGCATGGAGGAGCTTGTCGCGAAGATGCTTACTCTGGCGCGGCTTGAGGATGGCGCGGAACAGCCAGAGTCGTATCGAACGGTCGAACTTGGCGATGTTCTCCGTGACGTGGCGGAGCACTTTCGGACGCTGGCGAGCTTCCACCGGATCAGCCTGGTGATCAACGCGGAGAGTCCGGCCTTCGTCTTTTGCGATCCCGACCAGCTTCGCCTGCTTTGCTCGAACCTGATTCACAATGCGATTCAACATAGCGCAGCCGGCGCCGAGGTTCGCGCGATCGTCAGCAGCCGGGACAAGGTGGCGCGATTGGTTATTGAGGACGATGGGGAGGGGATTCAGGAAGACGTGCTTCTTCACGTCTTCGATCGGTTCTATCGAGGAGACCCGTCGCGCAGCCGGCGAACGGGTGGCACGGGCCTGGGACTGGCGATCTCAAAGGCGATCGTCTTGCGATACCACGGCGCGATTCGCCTGGAGAGTAGACCTGGGCACGGCACGAGCGCCATCGTTACTCTGCCCTTGGTCGAGACCACCTCAGAAAGAACGGATCTTGGGGTCGCAAGGAACCTTGAAAAAGGAGTTGTGAGCTCTTAA